From Etheostoma cragini isolate CJK2018 chromosome 14, CSU_Ecrag_1.0, whole genome shotgun sequence, the proteins below share one genomic window:
- the nup153 gene encoding nuclear pore complex protein Nup153 isoform X1 yields the protein MTAIRRRRNTDRHSDEKAMAATGGGKIRSRRYHIASKPYAKSKQQQSGLISRVTDTVKSIVPSWLQKYFKNEDVPEGEGAVLGTELNCQPPPPPNGSEEGPLPLDGRDSPEPSTSNTEPSTSRASLNFQEYVLSRPPLSRSHLHFPPLDASSPTLGAASSLFSHPSTSLAPGPFSTGFSLVKEIKDNLSQHEDDNISTTSGFSSRASDKDVPASKTASLPQLWSPETDRTQSGPQHAQSSMKRPAFNLSVFGTSSNSSLNSTVLNSSQLGDSPFYPGKTMYGGAAAVRSARARPGTPYQAPVRRQIKAKPAGAQPCGVTSATARRILQSLERMSSPLADARRIPAAAASSPLSASMDGTNLDVSPFQSKKKRMDTTLPPVQSLVVPAAVSVSGNRSVSFRPTLTPGGVSRTLDRTPKDTPKRQSPQLPEATPGPSRSTMGSSIPAYPLSSTPAASSVSSGGGKMKRERTTTRPSSKHPEEEEVCEVLDLPTISLPISTSALPTFSFSSPLPPLPTSTTISTAPNLTPVTPAKETVTNKEPTTTLTPLSAPYTFSSPIVKATAASPPSFSPSAGFTFSAPVAKLAPSMSNGKLASPIVAAVKSVASKITEDFEGPFKPAKTLKQGSVLDLLKAPGFASPVRTSPGPDNTLVQIFPQSTAHSSTTSTTTSHSSTVFGDAFKAPPGWSCDVCMVQNKPSDTKCVCCTAPQPNFSSCKSMDNEPSATTSVGFESSSSMNTTSATTTTAGFGTIFSKPAGTWDCDTCLVLNKPEAVKCVACETAKPGTGLKPSLTLPSAFSAVKTVSTPTAPLSTGFIGFGDKFKKPEGAWECDTCLVENKAVDTKCVACMSAKPGASAASSSACSAPVFGLGDAFKKPEGAWDCDVCLVQNKAVDVRCVACQAAKPGASVVPKAFGSSLVSSAGGTSGSSSGGFKFGTSDSTSGSGLKFGGSLTESSSTGGFKFGVPFGSSSSETTSKDTTASSGFKFGISSGGFKFGAASSDDKKSDKPATGSGFKFGASGGIAFGTGSSSSENNSPKGGFTFGLSKPEEKTSNTTSSSVSVTLPASSQEKSDNALSSNDPTSTNSSTTTTTSTTTGSVFGRLGERSLAATTPQGGSTFGSLQADKESAAPTFTFGKPEEKKEATASSAPSAFLFGAANKDGDAAPAASGGFSFSKPSAPAEQPPPAYNFGKPADKSEQSTAVAPKPSFPFGQSATDSSAAPKSAFSFMASNPTNNVNSTTSSSTTLTPSLFGGSSSSQAPVPSAAPSNFMFGQPATTASDAPPAIAFVFGQSQDSQPAAPSAAPLNSTPAPSQPFLFGAPASAAAAAAPPAAAPSFGFGATAAPAAAASSSAPSAAPSPFAFSSASSGGFGANQAPSFGSSFGSPFTATPSQPPAFGAKPNAAPVFGQQTNSTSVFGAAANSAPGGGFQFGGASAFGATNNASGGVFTFGGGSAASPAPPANPSIAAQSGQPGGGFNFSQPPAFNMGSAKSFTASPAGQQAIAGRKIKTAVRRRK from the exons ATGACAGCTATCCGGCGGCGCCGAAACACCGATAGACACTCAGACGAAAAAGCCATGGCGGCCACGGGTGGAGGGAAAATTAGAAGCAGGAGATATCACATCGCCTCTAAACCTTACGCCAAGAGTAAACAG CAGCAGTCAGGCCTCATCAGTCGAGTGACGGACACAGTAAAGAGCATCGTTCCTTCCTGGCTGCAGAAATACTTCAAGAATGAAGATGTTCCTGAAGGAGAAGGGGCTGTTCTGGGGACAGAGCTGAACTGCCAGCCACCACCTCCTCCTAATGGCAGCGAAGAGGGACCTCTTCCCCTCGATGGACGCGACTCCCCAGAGCCAAGCACCAGTAACACAG AGCCCTCAACCAGCCGGGCATCCCTGAACTTTCAGGAGTATGTGCTATCTCGACCTCCTCTGAGTCGTTCTCACCTCCACTTTCCTCCGCTGGATGCCTCCTCCCCGACCCTGGGGGCCGCCAGCAGCCTCTTCTCGCATCCATCCACATCCTTAGCCCCTGGACCCTTTTCGACAGGCTTCTCTTTGGTCAAAGAAATCAAAGATAACCTCTCTCAGCACGAAGATGATAACATCTCCACCACTAGCGGCTTTTCCTCCCGTGCCTCAGACAAAG ATGTCCCTGCTTCCAAAACGGCATCACTTCCCCAACTTTGGTCCCCAGAGACGGACAGAACACAGTCTGGGCCTCAACATGCCCAGTCCAGTATGAAAAGGCCTGCTTTCAACCTGTCTGTATTTGGAACTTCCTCCAAT TCATCATTAAACAGCACAGTGCTAAACTCTAGCCAGCTTGGAGATTCACCCTTCTACCCCGGGAAGACCATGTATGGGGGAGCAGCTGCGGTCAGAAGCGCTCGTGCTCGTCCTGGAACACCGTACCAG GCCCCAGTAAGGAGACAGATCAAGGCCAAACCTGCTGGTGCTCAGCCCTGTGGGGTGACGAGTGCCACAGCCCGACGCATCCTTCAGTCCTTGGAGCGCATGTCAAGCCCACTGGCT GATGCCAGGAGAATCCCAGCAGCAGCTGCCTCCTCCCCCCTGTCAGCG tCAATGGATGGCACAAATCTAGATGTTTCCCCTTTCCAGTCGAAAAAAAAACGT ATGGATACCACCCTTCCACCGGTGCAGAGTCTGGTGGTTCCTGCTGCAGTATCGGTCTCAGGAAACCGCTCTGTCTCCTTCAGGCCAACGTTGACTCCTGGAGGAGTGAGCCGAACTCTAGACAGAACCCCGAAAGACACG CCCAAAAGACAATCACCGCAACTACCTGAAGCAACCCCAGGTCCATCTCGAAG CACAATGGGTTCCAGTATCCCCGCATATCCTCTGTCCAGCACGCCTGCAGCCAGCAGCGTGAGCTCTGGAGGGGgcaagatgaagagagagaggaccACAACACGGCCTTCCTCTAAACACcctgaagaggaggag GTGTGTGAGGTACTGGACCTACCAACTATTTCACTTCCCATCAGCACCTCTGCCCTGCCCACCTTCAGCTTCTCCTCCCCTCTTCCACCTCtccccacctccaccaccatcaGCACAGCCCCCAATCTCACACCTGTGACTCCCGCTAAGGAAACAGTCACAAATAAG GAGCCAACAACGACATTGACACCCCTCTCTGCACCGTATACATTTTCCTCCCCTATTGTCAAAGCAACTGCTGCTAGTCCTCCTTCCTTTTCCCCCTCA GCTGGGTTCACGTTTAGTGCACCCGTAGCAAAGTTAGCTCCCTCCATGTCAAACGGGAAGTTGGCCTCTCCCATAGTGGCTGCAG TGAAGTCAGTAGCTAGCAAAATCACAGAAGATTTTGAAGGACCCTTCAAACCAGCCAAGACCCTGAAGCAGGGCAGTGTGCTGGATCTTCTCAAAGCACCTG GCTTTGCCTCTCCTGTTCGGACTTCCCCCGGACCAGACAACACTCTCGTGCAGATCTTCCCACAATCCACAGCCCACTCCTCAACCACTTCAACCACCACCTCCCACTCTTCAACAGTGTTTGGGGATGCATTCAAAGCCCCGCCAGGCTGGAGCTGTGACGTCTGCATGGTGCAGAACAAGCCATCAGATACCAAGTGTGTTTGCTGTACAGCCCCACAGCCCAACTTCTCCTCTTGCAAATCTATGGACAATGAACCTTCAGCCACCACCTCGGTTGGGTttgagagcagcagcagcatgaacACCACCTCCGCCACTACAACCACTGCAGGTTTTGGCACAATATTCTCCAAACCTGCAGGAACTTGGGACTGTGACACATGTCTCGTCCTAAACAAACCCGAAGCAGTAAAGTGTGTGGCCTGCGAAACGGCCAAACCAGGGACAGGGCTTAAACCCTCACTGACTCTTCCTTCTGCCTTCTCAGCTGTTAAGACTGTATCCACACCCACAGCCCCCCTTTCTACAGGGTTCATTGGATTTGGAGACAAATTCAAAAAACCTGAGGGTGCATGGGAATGTGATACATGTTTGGTAGAAAACAAGGCAGTGGACACAAAGTGTGTGGCCTGCATGAGTGCTAAACCAG GAGCTTCAGCTGCATCCTCTTCAGCCTGCAGTGCTCCAGTGTTTGGATTGGGAGATGCATTCAAGAAGCCAGAGGGCGCCTGGGATTGTGATGTCTGTCTTGTACAGAATAAGGCTGTTGATGTACGGTGTGTTGCCTGTCAGGCAGCCAAACCTGGAGCTAGCGTGGTGCCCAAAG CTTTTGGTTCGTCTTTGGTTTCATCAGCTGGTGGGACTTCAGGTTCTAGTTCTGGAGGTTTTAAGTTCGGCACATCAGACAGTACGTCTGGATCTGGTTTGAAGTTTGGAGGCTCATTGACAGAGTCCTCATCGACAGGGGGATTCAAATTTGGAGTCCCATTTGGAAGCTCCTCCTCAGAAACGACTTCTAAAGACACTACTGCCTCATCAGGGTTCAAATTTGGCATCTCATCTGGGGGCTTTAAATTTGGGGCTGCCTCTAGTGATGACAAAAAGTCAGACAAACCTGCCACAGGTTCAGGGTTTAAGTTTGGAGCCAGCGGTGGGATAGCGTTTGGAACTGGATCGTCTAGCTCAGAAAATAACTCTCCTAAGGGTGGCTTCACTTTTGGACTGTCAAAACCGGAAGAGAAAACATCAAACACCACTTCATCCTCTGTTAGTGTCACTCTTCCGGCTTCCTCTCAAGAGAAAAGTGACAATGCATTATCATCAAATGACCCCACATCCACCaactcctccaccaccactACCACATCTACCACCACTGGCTCTGTATTTGGGAGATTGGGCGAGCGAAGTTTGGCGGCCACAACACCGCAAGGTGGCTCTACGTTTGGATCCTTGCAGGCTGACAAAGAGTCAGCTGCTCCCACATTTACCTTTGGGAAGCCCGAGGAAAAGAAGGAAGCCACTGCCTCCTCGGCTCCATCTGCCTTCCTCTTTGGTGCTGCTAATAAAGATGGAGATGCTGCACCAGCCGCGTCAGGAGGCTTTTCCTTCAGCAAGCCCAGTGCCCCAGCAGAACAACCTCCCCCTGCCTATAATTTTGGCAAGCCAGCAGACAAGAGTGAACAGTCTACCGCTGTGGCCCCGAAGCCCTCTTTTCCCTTTGGACAAAGTGCTACAG ATTCTTCTGCTGCTCCTAAATCCGCATTTTCCTTCATGGCTAGTAATCCCACCAACAACGTCAACTCCACCACCTCGTCATCAACCACCCTGACACCCAGTCTGTTTggtggcagcagctccagtcAGGCTCCTGTTCCTTCTGCAGCTCCTAGCAATTTCATGTTTGGTCAGCCCGCTACAACCGCAAGTGATGCTCCTCCAGCTATAGCCTTTGTCTTCGGCCAGAGTCAGGACAGCCAGCCGGCTGCCCCGTCAGCAGCTCCTCTGAACTCTACTCCAGCCCCATCTCAGCCCTTTCTCTTCGGTGCTCCTgccagtgctgctgctgctgctgctcctccagctgctgctccaTCCTTTGGCTTTGGAGCCACAGCAGCCCCTGCTGCCGCTGCCTCCTCTTCAG CTCCATCTGCAGCTCCCTCTCCATTTGCATTCAGCTCGGCCTCCTCTGGTGGATTCGGGGCCAACCAGGCTCCTTCATTCGGTTCATCTTTTGGATCCCCCTTCACAGCAACACCTTCCCAGCCCCCAGCGTTCGGAGCCAAACCCAATGCCGCCCCTGTCTTTGGACAGCAAACCAACTCCACATCTGTCTTCGGGGCAGCTGCTAATTCTGCACCAG GTGGAGGCTTTCAGTTTGGAGGAGCCAGTGCATTTGGAGCCACAAACAACGCCTCAGGAGGAGTGTTTACTTTTGGAGGGGGATCAGCAGCTTCTCCTGCCCCCCCAGCCAACCCCTCCATTGCAGCCCAGTCAGGACAGCCTGGAGGTGGATTCAACTTTTCACAACCCCCCGCATTCAATATGGG GTCAGCAAAGTCCTTCACCGCTTCTCCTGCTGGACAGCAAGCGATTGCTGGGCGAAAGATCAAGACTGCGGTGCGACGCAGAAAGTAG
- the nup153 gene encoding nuclear pore complex protein Nup153 isoform X2, producing MTAIRRRRNTDRHSDEKAMAATGGGKIRSRRYHIASKPYAKSKQQSGLISRVTDTVKSIVPSWLQKYFKNEDVPEGEGAVLGTELNCQPPPPPNGSEEGPLPLDGRDSPEPSTSNTEPSTSRASLNFQEYVLSRPPLSRSHLHFPPLDASSPTLGAASSLFSHPSTSLAPGPFSTGFSLVKEIKDNLSQHEDDNISTTSGFSSRASDKDVPASKTASLPQLWSPETDRTQSGPQHAQSSMKRPAFNLSVFGTSSNSSLNSTVLNSSQLGDSPFYPGKTMYGGAAAVRSARARPGTPYQAPVRRQIKAKPAGAQPCGVTSATARRILQSLERMSSPLADARRIPAAAASSPLSASMDGTNLDVSPFQSKKKRMDTTLPPVQSLVVPAAVSVSGNRSVSFRPTLTPGGVSRTLDRTPKDTPKRQSPQLPEATPGPSRSTMGSSIPAYPLSSTPAASSVSSGGGKMKRERTTTRPSSKHPEEEEVCEVLDLPTISLPISTSALPTFSFSSPLPPLPTSTTISTAPNLTPVTPAKETVTNKEPTTTLTPLSAPYTFSSPIVKATAASPPSFSPSAGFTFSAPVAKLAPSMSNGKLASPIVAAVKSVASKITEDFEGPFKPAKTLKQGSVLDLLKAPGFASPVRTSPGPDNTLVQIFPQSTAHSSTTSTTTSHSSTVFGDAFKAPPGWSCDVCMVQNKPSDTKCVCCTAPQPNFSSCKSMDNEPSATTSVGFESSSSMNTTSATTTTAGFGTIFSKPAGTWDCDTCLVLNKPEAVKCVACETAKPGTGLKPSLTLPSAFSAVKTVSTPTAPLSTGFIGFGDKFKKPEGAWECDTCLVENKAVDTKCVACMSAKPGASAASSSACSAPVFGLGDAFKKPEGAWDCDVCLVQNKAVDVRCVACQAAKPGASVVPKAFGSSLVSSAGGTSGSSSGGFKFGTSDSTSGSGLKFGGSLTESSSTGGFKFGVPFGSSSSETTSKDTTASSGFKFGISSGGFKFGAASSDDKKSDKPATGSGFKFGASGGIAFGTGSSSSENNSPKGGFTFGLSKPEEKTSNTTSSSVSVTLPASSQEKSDNALSSNDPTSTNSSTTTTTSTTTGSVFGRLGERSLAATTPQGGSTFGSLQADKESAAPTFTFGKPEEKKEATASSAPSAFLFGAANKDGDAAPAASGGFSFSKPSAPAEQPPPAYNFGKPADKSEQSTAVAPKPSFPFGQSATDSSAAPKSAFSFMASNPTNNVNSTTSSSTTLTPSLFGGSSSSQAPVPSAAPSNFMFGQPATTASDAPPAIAFVFGQSQDSQPAAPSAAPLNSTPAPSQPFLFGAPASAAAAAAPPAAAPSFGFGATAAPAAAASSSAPSAAPSPFAFSSASSGGFGANQAPSFGSSFGSPFTATPSQPPAFGAKPNAAPVFGQQTNSTSVFGAAANSAPGGGFQFGGASAFGATNNASGGVFTFGGGSAASPAPPANPSIAAQSGQPGGGFNFSQPPAFNMGSAKSFTASPAGQQAIAGRKIKTAVRRRK from the exons ATGACAGCTATCCGGCGGCGCCGAAACACCGATAGACACTCAGACGAAAAAGCCATGGCGGCCACGGGTGGAGGGAAAATTAGAAGCAGGAGATATCACATCGCCTCTAAACCTTACGCCAAGAGTAAACAG CAGTCAGGCCTCATCAGTCGAGTGACGGACACAGTAAAGAGCATCGTTCCTTCCTGGCTGCAGAAATACTTCAAGAATGAAGATGTTCCTGAAGGAGAAGGGGCTGTTCTGGGGACAGAGCTGAACTGCCAGCCACCACCTCCTCCTAATGGCAGCGAAGAGGGACCTCTTCCCCTCGATGGACGCGACTCCCCAGAGCCAAGCACCAGTAACACAG AGCCCTCAACCAGCCGGGCATCCCTGAACTTTCAGGAGTATGTGCTATCTCGACCTCCTCTGAGTCGTTCTCACCTCCACTTTCCTCCGCTGGATGCCTCCTCCCCGACCCTGGGGGCCGCCAGCAGCCTCTTCTCGCATCCATCCACATCCTTAGCCCCTGGACCCTTTTCGACAGGCTTCTCTTTGGTCAAAGAAATCAAAGATAACCTCTCTCAGCACGAAGATGATAACATCTCCACCACTAGCGGCTTTTCCTCCCGTGCCTCAGACAAAG ATGTCCCTGCTTCCAAAACGGCATCACTTCCCCAACTTTGGTCCCCAGAGACGGACAGAACACAGTCTGGGCCTCAACATGCCCAGTCCAGTATGAAAAGGCCTGCTTTCAACCTGTCTGTATTTGGAACTTCCTCCAAT TCATCATTAAACAGCACAGTGCTAAACTCTAGCCAGCTTGGAGATTCACCCTTCTACCCCGGGAAGACCATGTATGGGGGAGCAGCTGCGGTCAGAAGCGCTCGTGCTCGTCCTGGAACACCGTACCAG GCCCCAGTAAGGAGACAGATCAAGGCCAAACCTGCTGGTGCTCAGCCCTGTGGGGTGACGAGTGCCACAGCCCGACGCATCCTTCAGTCCTTGGAGCGCATGTCAAGCCCACTGGCT GATGCCAGGAGAATCCCAGCAGCAGCTGCCTCCTCCCCCCTGTCAGCG tCAATGGATGGCACAAATCTAGATGTTTCCCCTTTCCAGTCGAAAAAAAAACGT ATGGATACCACCCTTCCACCGGTGCAGAGTCTGGTGGTTCCTGCTGCAGTATCGGTCTCAGGAAACCGCTCTGTCTCCTTCAGGCCAACGTTGACTCCTGGAGGAGTGAGCCGAACTCTAGACAGAACCCCGAAAGACACG CCCAAAAGACAATCACCGCAACTACCTGAAGCAACCCCAGGTCCATCTCGAAG CACAATGGGTTCCAGTATCCCCGCATATCCTCTGTCCAGCACGCCTGCAGCCAGCAGCGTGAGCTCTGGAGGGGgcaagatgaagagagagaggaccACAACACGGCCTTCCTCTAAACACcctgaagaggaggag GTGTGTGAGGTACTGGACCTACCAACTATTTCACTTCCCATCAGCACCTCTGCCCTGCCCACCTTCAGCTTCTCCTCCCCTCTTCCACCTCtccccacctccaccaccatcaGCACAGCCCCCAATCTCACACCTGTGACTCCCGCTAAGGAAACAGTCACAAATAAG GAGCCAACAACGACATTGACACCCCTCTCTGCACCGTATACATTTTCCTCCCCTATTGTCAAAGCAACTGCTGCTAGTCCTCCTTCCTTTTCCCCCTCA GCTGGGTTCACGTTTAGTGCACCCGTAGCAAAGTTAGCTCCCTCCATGTCAAACGGGAAGTTGGCCTCTCCCATAGTGGCTGCAG TGAAGTCAGTAGCTAGCAAAATCACAGAAGATTTTGAAGGACCCTTCAAACCAGCCAAGACCCTGAAGCAGGGCAGTGTGCTGGATCTTCTCAAAGCACCTG GCTTTGCCTCTCCTGTTCGGACTTCCCCCGGACCAGACAACACTCTCGTGCAGATCTTCCCACAATCCACAGCCCACTCCTCAACCACTTCAACCACCACCTCCCACTCTTCAACAGTGTTTGGGGATGCATTCAAAGCCCCGCCAGGCTGGAGCTGTGACGTCTGCATGGTGCAGAACAAGCCATCAGATACCAAGTGTGTTTGCTGTACAGCCCCACAGCCCAACTTCTCCTCTTGCAAATCTATGGACAATGAACCTTCAGCCACCACCTCGGTTGGGTttgagagcagcagcagcatgaacACCACCTCCGCCACTACAACCACTGCAGGTTTTGGCACAATATTCTCCAAACCTGCAGGAACTTGGGACTGTGACACATGTCTCGTCCTAAACAAACCCGAAGCAGTAAAGTGTGTGGCCTGCGAAACGGCCAAACCAGGGACAGGGCTTAAACCCTCACTGACTCTTCCTTCTGCCTTCTCAGCTGTTAAGACTGTATCCACACCCACAGCCCCCCTTTCTACAGGGTTCATTGGATTTGGAGACAAATTCAAAAAACCTGAGGGTGCATGGGAATGTGATACATGTTTGGTAGAAAACAAGGCAGTGGACACAAAGTGTGTGGCCTGCATGAGTGCTAAACCAG GAGCTTCAGCTGCATCCTCTTCAGCCTGCAGTGCTCCAGTGTTTGGATTGGGAGATGCATTCAAGAAGCCAGAGGGCGCCTGGGATTGTGATGTCTGTCTTGTACAGAATAAGGCTGTTGATGTACGGTGTGTTGCCTGTCAGGCAGCCAAACCTGGAGCTAGCGTGGTGCCCAAAG CTTTTGGTTCGTCTTTGGTTTCATCAGCTGGTGGGACTTCAGGTTCTAGTTCTGGAGGTTTTAAGTTCGGCACATCAGACAGTACGTCTGGATCTGGTTTGAAGTTTGGAGGCTCATTGACAGAGTCCTCATCGACAGGGGGATTCAAATTTGGAGTCCCATTTGGAAGCTCCTCCTCAGAAACGACTTCTAAAGACACTACTGCCTCATCAGGGTTCAAATTTGGCATCTCATCTGGGGGCTTTAAATTTGGGGCTGCCTCTAGTGATGACAAAAAGTCAGACAAACCTGCCACAGGTTCAGGGTTTAAGTTTGGAGCCAGCGGTGGGATAGCGTTTGGAACTGGATCGTCTAGCTCAGAAAATAACTCTCCTAAGGGTGGCTTCACTTTTGGACTGTCAAAACCGGAAGAGAAAACATCAAACACCACTTCATCCTCTGTTAGTGTCACTCTTCCGGCTTCCTCTCAAGAGAAAAGTGACAATGCATTATCATCAAATGACCCCACATCCACCaactcctccaccaccactACCACATCTACCACCACTGGCTCTGTATTTGGGAGATTGGGCGAGCGAAGTTTGGCGGCCACAACACCGCAAGGTGGCTCTACGTTTGGATCCTTGCAGGCTGACAAAGAGTCAGCTGCTCCCACATTTACCTTTGGGAAGCCCGAGGAAAAGAAGGAAGCCACTGCCTCCTCGGCTCCATCTGCCTTCCTCTTTGGTGCTGCTAATAAAGATGGAGATGCTGCACCAGCCGCGTCAGGAGGCTTTTCCTTCAGCAAGCCCAGTGCCCCAGCAGAACAACCTCCCCCTGCCTATAATTTTGGCAAGCCAGCAGACAAGAGTGAACAGTCTACCGCTGTGGCCCCGAAGCCCTCTTTTCCCTTTGGACAAAGTGCTACAG ATTCTTCTGCTGCTCCTAAATCCGCATTTTCCTTCATGGCTAGTAATCCCACCAACAACGTCAACTCCACCACCTCGTCATCAACCACCCTGACACCCAGTCTGTTTggtggcagcagctccagtcAGGCTCCTGTTCCTTCTGCAGCTCCTAGCAATTTCATGTTTGGTCAGCCCGCTACAACCGCAAGTGATGCTCCTCCAGCTATAGCCTTTGTCTTCGGCCAGAGTCAGGACAGCCAGCCGGCTGCCCCGTCAGCAGCTCCTCTGAACTCTACTCCAGCCCCATCTCAGCCCTTTCTCTTCGGTGCTCCTgccagtgctgctgctgctgctgctcctccagctgctgctccaTCCTTTGGCTTTGGAGCCACAGCAGCCCCTGCTGCCGCTGCCTCCTCTTCAG CTCCATCTGCAGCTCCCTCTCCATTTGCATTCAGCTCGGCCTCCTCTGGTGGATTCGGGGCCAACCAGGCTCCTTCATTCGGTTCATCTTTTGGATCCCCCTTCACAGCAACACCTTCCCAGCCCCCAGCGTTCGGAGCCAAACCCAATGCCGCCCCTGTCTTTGGACAGCAAACCAACTCCACATCTGTCTTCGGGGCAGCTGCTAATTCTGCACCAG GTGGAGGCTTTCAGTTTGGAGGAGCCAGTGCATTTGGAGCCACAAACAACGCCTCAGGAGGAGTGTTTACTTTTGGAGGGGGATCAGCAGCTTCTCCTGCCCCCCCAGCCAACCCCTCCATTGCAGCCCAGTCAGGACAGCCTGGAGGTGGATTCAACTTTTCACAACCCCCCGCATTCAATATGGG GTCAGCAAAGTCCTTCACCGCTTCTCCTGCTGGACAGCAAGCGATTGCTGGGCGAAAGATCAAGACTGCGGTGCGACGCAGAAAGTAG
- the ptdss1b gene encoding phosphatidylserine synthase 1 — translation MAAAGAPRTPRKDEVNCNLYFRMINEQQVDEICLDFFYKPHTITLLTVTVLSLMYFAFTRDDEHFDNNLRVGLFVVVSFFLVISVLAFPNGPFTRPHPAIWRIVFGLSVLYFLFLVFLIFLNWDQIKILMYWLDPNLRYAKREADIMEYAVNCTVITQERILSHFDIFAFGHFAGWAMKALLIRSYGLCWTISITWELTELFFMHLLPNFAECWWDQVILDILLCNGGGIWLGMTACQFLEMRTYRWASIKEIHTTTGKIKRAVLQFTPASWTYVRWFDPKSSFQRLAGIYLFMILWQLTELNTFFLKHIFVFQVSHPLSWCRILVVGAITAPTVRQYYAYLTDTRCKRVGTQCWVFGAIAFLEALVCMKFGHDLFSKTQIRSVLLWLLCLALITLLCLYGMMWYEQHKMKKIPPQNEDCVDSRVVDSRGFVPDGVAAHSLKSLQPSRRKRASGKNRFMNGNGGKQQ, via the exons ATGGCAGCCGCCGGTGCCCCACGAACACCTCGGAAGGATGAAGTCAACTGTAACTTATATTTCCGAATGATAAACGAGCAACAAGTGGACGAAATCTGCCTTGATTTCTTCTATAAGCCACACACTATCACTCTCCTGACAGTCACTGTACTCAGCCTCATGTACTTTGCGTTTACAAG GGATGATGAGCACTTTGACAACAACCTCCGAGTTGGTCTATTTGTGGTTGTCTCCTTCTTCCTGGTTATCAGTGTCCTGGCCTTTCCTAATG GACCTTTTACCAGGCCACACCCTGCGATATGGCGAATAGTGTTTG GCCTCAGTGTGCTGTACTTCCTGTTTCTTGTCTTCCTCATCTTCCTTAACTGGGACCAAATAAAGATACTGATGTACTGGCTGGACCCAAATCTGCGCTATGCCAAACGGGAAGCCGATATCATG GAATACGCCGTGAACTGCACAGTGATAACACAGGAGCGGATCCTGAGCCACTTCGACATCTTTGCATTCGGCCACTTTGCAGGCTGGGCCATGAAGGCTCTGCTAATCCGCAGCTACGGCCTCTGTTGGACCATCAGCATTACCTGGGAGCTCACTGAG CTGTTCTTCATGCACCTGCTGCCAAACTTTGCAGAGTGCTGGTGGGATCAGGTGATACTGGACATACTGTTGTGTAATGGAGGAGGCATCTGGCTAGGTATGACCGCCTGCCAGTTTCTGGAGATGAGGACGTACCGCTGGGCTAGCATCAA GGAAATCCACACCACCACAGGGAAGATAAAACGAGCCGTGCTCCAGTTTACCCCAGCCAGCTGGACTTATGTGCGCTGGTTTGACCCAAAGTCCTCCTTCCAGAGGCTAGCAGGCATCTATCTGTTTATGATCCTATGGCAG CTGACAGAGTTAAACACATTCTTCCTCAAGCACATATTCGTCTTCCAGGTGTCTCACCCTCTCAGCTGGTGTCGCATTCTCGTCGTTGGAGCCATCACTGCGCCCACCGTACG ACAATATTATGCATACCTGACAGACACTCGGTGTAAACGAGTTGGTACACAGTGCTGGGTGTTTGG GGCTATCGCTTTCCTTGAGGCTCTTGTTTGTATGAAATTCGGTCACGACTTGTTTTCAAAGACACAAATTCGCTCTGTGCTCCTTTGGCTGCTGTGTCTG GCACTCATCACACTTCTATGTTTATATGGGATGATGTGGTATGAGCAACATAAAATGAAG AAAATTCCTCCACAAAATGAGGACTGCGTTGACAGCCGTGTTGTCGACTCGCGTGGTTTTGTCCCAGATGGCGTTGCAG CTCATTCATTGAAAAGTTTACAACCTTCAAGACGTAAGAGAGCTTCTGGGAAGAACAGATTTATGAATGGCAATGGAGGAAAGCAACAATAA